In Saccharothrix syringae, the following are encoded in one genomic region:
- a CDS encoding SAM-dependent methyltransferase, with the protein MRLAEVFQRAVGGEDVGFTAYDGSRAGPADAGVRIEVRSPEALSYLASAPGELGLARAYVTGHLEIVGDVYGALTRLSELSLREVPWGQRLGLLTTLGRARLGTKVEPPPQERRLRGLRHSKARDREAIAHHYDVSNTFYEWLLGPSMAYTCAVYPSAGATLEEAQFAKHDLVARKLGLKPGMRLLDVGCGWGGMVMHAAREYGVRALGVTLSRNQAEWARKAIAEAGLSDLAEVRHLDYRDVREGDFDAVSSIGLTEHIGKAKLPAYFRALHRKLRPGGRLLNHCITRPDNRQPARTGGFINRYVFPDGELVGPGHIVSLVHDTGFEVRHEENLREHYALTLAAWSRNLDERWDEAVAEVGLGRARVWRLYLAASRLGFERNNIQLHQVLGVKLDGTSSGMPLRPDWA; encoded by the coding sequence GTGCGGTTGGCTGAGGTGTTCCAGCGGGCGGTCGGCGGGGAGGACGTCGGCTTCACCGCCTACGACGGCAGCCGGGCGGGTCCGGCCGACGCCGGCGTGCGGATCGAGGTGCGCTCGCCGGAGGCGCTGAGCTACCTGGCGTCGGCACCGGGCGAGCTGGGCCTGGCCCGCGCGTACGTGACCGGCCACCTGGAGATCGTCGGCGACGTGTACGGGGCGCTGACGCGCCTGTCGGAGCTGTCGCTGCGCGAGGTGCCGTGGGGCCAGCGGCTGGGGCTGCTGACCACCCTGGGCAGGGCCCGGCTGGGCACGAAGGTCGAGCCGCCGCCGCAGGAGCGGCGGTTGCGGGGGCTGCGGCACTCCAAGGCGCGGGACCGCGAGGCCATCGCCCACCACTACGACGTGTCCAACACCTTCTACGAGTGGCTGCTCGGGCCGTCCATGGCCTACACGTGCGCGGTGTACCCGTCGGCGGGTGCCACGCTGGAGGAGGCGCAGTTCGCCAAGCACGACCTGGTGGCGCGCAAGCTCGGGCTCAAGCCCGGGATGCGGCTGCTCGACGTGGGCTGCGGGTGGGGCGGGATGGTCATGCACGCGGCGCGCGAGTACGGCGTGCGCGCGCTCGGCGTCACCCTGTCGCGCAACCAGGCGGAGTGGGCGCGCAAGGCCATCGCCGAGGCCGGTCTGTCCGATCTGGCCGAGGTGCGGCACCTGGACTACCGGGACGTGCGCGAGGGCGACTTCGACGCGGTCAGCTCGATCGGCCTCACCGAGCACATCGGCAAGGCCAAGCTGCCCGCGTACTTCCGGGCCCTGCACCGCAAGCTGCGGCCCGGTGGCCGGCTGCTCAACCACTGCATCACCCGGCCGGACAACCGGCAGCCCGCGCGCACCGGCGGGTTCATCAACCGGTACGTGTTCCCCGACGGCGAGCTGGTCGGGCCCGGGCACATCGTGTCGCTGGTGCACGACACCGGGTTCGAGGTGCGGCACGAGGAGAACCTGCGCGAGCACTACGCGCTGACGCTCGCCGCGTGGAGCCGCAACCTCGACGAGCGGTGGGACGAGGCGGTGGCCGAGGTCGGCCTGGGCCGCGCCCGGGTGTGGCGGCTGTACCTGGCCGCGTCGCGGCTGGGGTTCGAGCGCAACAACATCCAGCTGCACCAGGTGCTGGGCGTGAAGCTCGACGGGACGTCCTCGGGGATGCCCCTGCGGCCCGACTGGGCCTGA
- a CDS encoding FAD-binding oxidoreductase produces the protein MSDHERAVAALRAQYAAVPAGAPVRLAKSTSNLFRFRADPSGGLDVGQFDRVLSVDREARTAQVQGMTTYEHLVDATLPHGLMPLVVPQLKTITLGGAVAGLGIESSSFRNGLPHESVLELEVMTGAGGVEVVKPGDDLFRGFPNSYGTLGYALRLEIELEPVSPHVRLRHVPFRDAAECAEVVEAVCADRTYQDEPVDFIDGTVFSAGEQYLTLANWTTTAPWTSDYTGNDIYYRSIPARHTDYLTARDYLWRWDTDWFWCSRAFGVQHPLVRRLVPKRYLRSDVYRRVVAWDRRHRFSDRLNKAVQEPVIQDVEIPVDRLAEFLDFFHREIGISPVWLCPLRLRDRAGWPLYPMDPDVLYVNVGFWSAVSLRPDEELGSRNRLIEAEVTRLGGHKSLYSDSYYGEEEFWDHYNGSAYRALKRRYDPDGRLPDLYAKCVLRG, from the coding sequence GTGAGCGATCACGAGCGGGCGGTGGCGGCGCTGCGCGCCCAGTACGCGGCGGTACCGGCGGGCGCACCCGTGCGCCTGGCCAAGTCGACGTCGAACCTGTTCCGGTTCCGCGCCGACCCCTCCGGCGGGCTCGACGTGGGGCAATTCGACCGGGTGCTCTCGGTCGACCGGGAGGCGCGCACCGCGCAGGTCCAGGGCATGACGACCTACGAGCACCTGGTCGACGCCACCCTGCCGCACGGGCTGATGCCGCTGGTGGTGCCCCAGCTCAAGACCATCACCCTCGGCGGCGCCGTGGCGGGCCTGGGCATCGAGTCCAGCTCGTTCCGCAACGGGCTGCCGCACGAGTCCGTGCTGGAGCTGGAGGTCATGACCGGCGCGGGCGGCGTGGAGGTGGTCAAACCGGGTGACGACCTCTTCCGCGGGTTCCCGAATTCCTACGGCACCCTCGGCTACGCGCTGCGGCTGGAGATCGAGCTGGAGCCGGTCTCGCCGCACGTGCGGCTGCGGCACGTGCCGTTCCGGGACGCGGCCGAGTGCGCCGAGGTCGTCGAGGCCGTCTGTGCCGATCGGACATACCAGGACGAACCGGTCGACTTCATCGACGGCACCGTGTTCTCCGCCGGCGAGCAGTACCTCACCCTGGCCAACTGGACCACCACCGCGCCGTGGACGTCGGACTACACCGGCAACGACATCTACTACCGGTCGATCCCGGCCCGGCACACCGACTACCTGACCGCGCGGGACTACCTGTGGCGGTGGGACACCGACTGGTTCTGGTGCTCGCGCGCGTTCGGCGTGCAGCACCCGCTGGTGCGGCGCCTGGTGCCCAAGCGCTACCTGCGGTCGGACGTGTACCGCAGGGTGGTGGCCTGGGACCGGCGGCACCGCTTCTCCGACCGGCTGAACAAGGCCGTGCAGGAGCCGGTGATCCAGGACGTGGAGATCCCGGTGGACCGGCTCGCCGAGTTCCTGGACTTCTTCCACCGCGAGATCGGCATCAGCCCGGTGTGGCTGTGCCCGCTGAGGCTGCGGGACCGCGCGGGCTGGCCGCTGTACCCGATGGACCCGGACGTGCTCTACGTCAACGTCGGCTTCTGGTCCGCGGTGTCGCTGCGCCCGGACGAGGAGCTGGGCAGCCGCAACCGCCTGATCGAGGCCGAGGTCACCCGGCTGGGCGGGCACAAGTCGCTGTACTCCGACTCCTACTACGGCGAAGAGGAGTTCTGGGACCACTACAACGGGTCCGCCTACCGGGCGCTCAAGCGGCGCTACGACCCCGACGGGCGGTTGCCGGACCTGTACGCCAAGTGCGTTCTGCGCGGATGA